The Mycolicibacterium lutetiense genome window below encodes:
- the eno gene encoding phosphopyruvate hydratase gives MPIIEQVGAREILDSRGNPTVEVEVALTDGTFARAAVPSGASTGEHEAVELRDGGSRYGGKGVEKAVEAVLDEIAPAIIGNAADDQRLVDQALLDLDGTADKSRLGANAILGVSLAVAKAAADSAALPLFRYLGGPNAHILPVPMMNILNGGAHADTGVDVQEFMVAPIGAPSFKESLRWGTEVYHSLKAVLKKQGLSTGLGDEGGFAPDVAGTKAALDLIVTAIEATGFKLGSDVALALDVAATEFYTEGSGYAFEKETRTAEQMADFYAGLIDAYPLVSIEDPLSEDDWDGWVSLTSAIGDRVQLVGDDLFVTNPERLEDGIERGAANALLVKVNQIGTLTETLDAVALAHNSGYRTMMSHRSGETEDTTIADLAVAVGSGQIKTGAPARSERVAKYNQLLRIEEALGDAARYAGDLAFPRFEAR, from the coding sequence GTGCCCATCATCGAGCAGGTTGGAGCCCGCGAGATCCTCGACTCCCGTGGTAACCCGACGGTCGAGGTCGAGGTGGCCCTGACCGACGGCACGTTCGCCCGGGCAGCGGTGCCCTCGGGCGCGTCGACCGGCGAGCACGAAGCGGTGGAGCTGCGCGACGGCGGCTCCCGCTACGGCGGCAAGGGCGTCGAGAAGGCCGTGGAGGCCGTGCTCGACGAGATCGCCCCGGCCATCATCGGCAACGCCGCCGACGATCAGCGTCTCGTGGACCAGGCACTGCTGGATCTCGACGGCACGGCGGACAAGTCCCGGCTGGGCGCCAACGCGATCCTCGGCGTCTCGCTCGCGGTGGCCAAGGCCGCGGCCGACAGTGCCGCGCTGCCGCTGTTCCGCTACCTCGGTGGCCCGAACGCGCACATCCTGCCGGTGCCGATGATGAACATCCTCAACGGCGGCGCCCACGCCGATACCGGGGTCGACGTGCAGGAGTTCATGGTCGCCCCGATCGGTGCGCCCTCCTTCAAGGAGTCGCTGCGCTGGGGTACCGAGGTCTACCACTCGCTCAAGGCCGTGCTCAAGAAGCAGGGGCTGTCCACCGGGCTCGGCGATGAGGGCGGGTTCGCGCCCGATGTCGCGGGCACCAAGGCCGCACTGGACCTGATCGTGACGGCCATCGAGGCCACCGGCTTCAAGCTGGGCAGCGATGTGGCGTTGGCACTGGATGTCGCCGCCACCGAGTTCTACACCGAGGGTTCGGGTTACGCCTTCGAGAAGGAGACCCGGACCGCCGAGCAGATGGCCGACTTCTACGCCGGCCTGATCGACGCGTACCCGCTGGTGTCGATCGAGGACCCGCTGTCCGAGGACGACTGGGACGGCTGGGTCTCGTTGACCTCGGCGATCGGCGACCGGGTCCAACTGGTCGGTGACGACCTGTTCGTCACCAACCCGGAACGTCTCGAGGACGGCATCGAGCGTGGCGCCGCCAACGCGCTGCTGGTCAAGGTCAACCAGATCGGCACGCTCACCGAAACCCTGGATGCCGTTGCGCTGGCACACAACAGCGGTTACCGCACCATGATGAGCCATCGTTCCGGTGAGACCGAGGACACCACCATCGCCGACCTCGCGGTCGCGGTGGGCAGCGGTCAGATCAAGACCGGTGCCCCGGCCCGCAGCGAGCGGGTGGCCAAGTACAACCAGTTGCTGCGCATCGAGGAGGCGCTGGGAGACGCTGCGCGTTACGCGGGCGATCTCGCGTTCCCTCGGTTCGAGGCCAGGTAA
- a CDS encoding FtsB family cell division protein, whose translation MAEAKRPDPRRRSPASRPGKPGKAGESNRPRASQPRRRTTESRPAQAEPVADETVTKAIAVQAQQQAELQSEQRFGSTARRAAILAAVVCVLTLTIAGPVRTYFAQRTEMKQLKASEEQLRAKIGDLEQQKVKLADPVFIAAQARERLGFVMPGDTPYQVQLPQGAVVSGEPGEAVLPGSTVPAGQPWYTSLWHTIAEEPHGVSPTIGGPPVPAPPPGGPPVPAPPAEPRGPNG comes from the coding sequence ATGGCTGAAGCGAAGCGGCCCGATCCGAGGCGACGGTCCCCGGCCTCCCGACCCGGCAAGCCGGGTAAGGCAGGGGAGTCGAATCGGCCGCGCGCTTCGCAACCCCGACGCCGGACGACCGAGTCCCGGCCGGCGCAGGCTGAGCCGGTAGCCGACGAGACGGTCACCAAAGCCATTGCGGTGCAAGCTCAGCAGCAGGCCGAGCTGCAGTCCGAACAGCGGTTCGGGTCGACTGCGCGCCGGGCGGCGATTCTGGCCGCGGTGGTGTGCGTGCTGACCCTGACCATCGCCGGGCCGGTGCGCACCTACTTCGCCCAACGCACCGAGATGAAACAGCTCAAGGCCAGCGAGGAGCAGTTGCGGGCCAAGATCGGCGACCTGGAGCAGCAGAAGGTCAAACTGGCCGACCCGGTGTTCATCGCGGCCCAGGCCAGGGAGCGGCTCGGCTTCGTGATGCCCGGCGATACTCCGTATCAGGTACAACTGCCCCAGGGGGCCGTCGTGTCCGGCGAGCCGGGGGAAGCGGTGCTGCCCGGTTCGACCGTGCCGGCCGGTCAGCCCTGGTACACCTCGCTGTGGCACACGATCGCCGAAGAGCCACACGGGGTTTCACCGACTATCGGCGGGCCACCTGTTCCAGCACCGCCGCCGGGCGGGCCGCCTGTGCCGGCCCCGCCGGCCGAACCAAGAGGTCCTAATGGTTGA
- a CDS encoding DUF501 domain-containing protein, translating into MVDPTDIEAVTRQLGREPRGVLEIAYRCPNGEPAVVKTAPKLADGTPFPTLYYLTHPALTAAASRLESSGLMREMSERLQQDEELAAAYRRAHESYLAERDAIESLGTTFTGGGMPDRVKCLHVVMAHSLAKGPGVNPFGDEALAMLAVEPAMAGILDREVWV; encoded by the coding sequence ATGGTTGATCCCACTGACATCGAGGCTGTGACGCGGCAGTTGGGCCGCGAACCACGTGGCGTTCTGGAGATCGCCTACCGCTGCCCCAACGGCGAGCCGGCCGTGGTGAAGACTGCGCCCAAACTTGCTGACGGCACACCATTTCCGACGCTGTACTACCTGACGCACCCCGCACTCACCGCGGCCGCCAGCCGGCTGGAATCCTCCGGGCTGATGCGTGAGATGTCCGAGCGGCTGCAACAGGACGAGGAATTGGCCGCGGCGTACCGGCGGGCACACGAGTCGTATCTGGCCGAGCGGGACGCGATCGAATCGCTGGGTACCACGTTCACCGGGGGCGGTATGCCCGATCGGGTCAAATGTCTGCACGTGGTGATGGCCCACTCGTTGGCAAAAGGCCCCGGGGTCAACCCCTTTGGCGACGAGGCACTTGCGATGCTGGCGGTCGAACCCGCGATGGCGGGAATCCTGGATCGAGAGGTGTGGGTTTGA
- a CDS encoding Ppx/GppA phosphatase family protein, whose product MSRVGAIDCGTNSIRLLIADVVDGKLRDVHREMRVVRLGQGVDATGQFAPEALARTESALADYVALMVEHSVTAVRMVATSAARDAGNRDEFFAMTASLLGKVVPGSVAEVITGTEEAELSFRGAVGELDPAAGPFVVVDLGGGSTELVLGETAVQASFSADIGCVRLTERCLHSDPPTADEVAQARAVARDGLAQALREVPVEGARTWVGVAGTMTTLSALAQRMTEYDPDAIHLSRIGFDALLGVCEQLIGMTKAERLALGPMHAGRADVIGGGAIIVEELAAVLGDRAGIGELVVSEHDILDGIALSIA is encoded by the coding sequence TTGAGTAGGGTCGGCGCCATCGACTGTGGCACGAATTCGATTCGTCTGTTGATCGCCGACGTGGTGGACGGAAAGCTGCGAGACGTGCACCGCGAGATGCGGGTGGTGCGGCTGGGTCAGGGCGTCGATGCCACCGGGCAGTTCGCTCCGGAAGCCTTGGCGCGCACCGAATCCGCACTGGCCGACTATGTGGCGTTGATGGTTGAGCATTCGGTGACCGCGGTGCGCATGGTCGCCACCTCGGCTGCACGTGATGCCGGCAACCGCGACGAGTTCTTCGCGATGACCGCGAGCCTGCTGGGCAAGGTGGTCCCGGGATCGGTGGCTGAGGTGATCACCGGCACCGAGGAGGCCGAGCTGTCGTTCCGCGGTGCGGTCGGTGAACTCGACCCTGCCGCAGGCCCTTTCGTGGTGGTCGATCTGGGTGGCGGGTCAACCGAACTGGTGCTCGGCGAGACGGCCGTGCAGGCGAGCTTCTCCGCCGACATCGGGTGTGTGCGGCTCACCGAGCGGTGCCTGCACTCCGATCCGCCCACCGCGGACGAGGTGGCGCAGGCGCGGGCGGTGGCTCGCGACGGCCTGGCCCAGGCGTTGCGGGAGGTGCCGGTCGAAGGTGCGCGCACGTGGGTCGGTGTGGCCGGGACGATGACCACCCTGTCTGCCCTGGCGCAGCGGATGACCGAATACGATCCCGACGCAATTCACCTGTCCCGCATCGGGTTCGATGCTCTGCTCGGGGTGTGTGAGCAGCTGATCGGAATGACCAAGGCCGAACGCCTGGCGCTCGGCCCGATGCATGCCGGCCGTGCCGATGTGATCGGCGGCGGTGCGATCATCGTCGAGGAGTTGGCGGCCGTTCTCGGCGATCGGGCCGGCATCGGCGAACTGGTGGTCAGCGAGCACGACATTCTCGACGGCATCGCGTTGTCGATCGCCTGA
- a CDS encoding MPT63 family protein, translating to MNALKKTNIGTAFAGAAIAAAAIVASAPMALADASADNNAVTTAALGGQGKLDNGTQSWTVTDLKPSTDTINYTPRGTLWEVTATNEALEGSVTPIVSNFNIRAADGQNYRALFQVPTTQGVNPATLAQGQKTSGKIYFDVTGEQPTSVVYNAGGHDVLAWDKGAAPAAAPAAGAPKRPATAAAPAAAPAAAPAAAPAAGAPAVAPAVASPAPAAVPAAPAGTGAGSRAADLPAAAPGAPAAAPVDAEAVPAAPAPGAPAPESTPVAHGAPVAEGAPAPAATGAGNAATALSPAEGVPAEGVPAAAPGAPAAPAAPGAPAPAAPAPAGEPALVPAGTQPVITPAPAPAVAPASNHGTAS from the coding sequence GTGAACGCCTTGAAGAAGACCAATATCGGTACGGCCTTTGCCGGAGCGGCTATTGCCGCCGCGGCGATCGTCGCAAGCGCCCCGATGGCGCTCGCCGACGCCAGCGCCGACAACAACGCCGTCACCACCGCCGCGCTCGGCGGCCAGGGCAAGCTGGACAACGGCACCCAGAGCTGGACGGTCACCGACCTGAAGCCCAGCACCGACACCATCAACTACACGCCCCGCGGCACCCTGTGGGAAGTCACCGCGACCAATGAAGCCCTCGAGGGCTCGGTGACGCCGATCGTCTCCAACTTCAACATCCGCGCCGCCGACGGGCAGAACTACCGCGCGCTGTTCCAGGTGCCCACCACACAGGGCGTCAACCCGGCCACCCTCGCACAGGGTCAGAAGACCAGCGGCAAGATCTACTTCGACGTGACCGGTGAGCAGCCGACCTCCGTCGTCTACAACGCCGGTGGCCACGACGTGCTGGCGTGGGACAAGGGCGCCGCACCCGCCGCAGCCCCGGCTGCCGGCGCTCCGAAGCGTCCGGCCACCGCCGCGGCTCCGGCTGCCGCACCTGCTGCCGCACCCGCGGCCGCACCTGCTGCTGGCGCTCCGGCTGTTGCTCCTGCCGTCGCATCCCCCGCGCCCGCCGCCGTCCCGGCTGCACCGGCCGGCACCGGCGCAGGTAGCCGCGCGGCGGACCTGCCTGCCGCCGCTCCGGGCGCCCCGGCCGCAGCCCCGGTTGACGCCGAAGCGGTTCCGGCCGCTCCGGCACCGGGCGCTCCGGCTCCCGAGTCGACTCCGGTCGCGCACGGCGCTCCGGTCGCCGAGGGTGCACCGGCACCGGCCGCCACCGGTGCAGGCAACGCCGCCACCGCGCTTTCGCCGGCTGAGGGTGTGCCCGCTGAGGGTGTGCCCGCCGCTGCTCCGGGTGCTCCCGCTGCTCCGGCCGCTCCGGGTGCCCCGGCTCCGGCTGCTCCCGCACCGGCCGGCGAGCCCGCGTTGGTTCCGGCGGGCACCCAGCCCGTCATCACGCCCGCCCCGGCCCCCGCGGTCGCGCCGGCGAGCAACCACGGGACTGCGTCCTGA
- a CDS encoding radical SAM protein produces the protein MGLRGDRLHRYVTAFCPRCHDEAPERPLADVARLAGILVEREGRVWLERGCRTHGLVSTLYDEDPEILSYLEEWTAPTKAHVPDVAGNFDPIPSAYLRGLPEMQTQHTCILLQDIAETCNLRCPTCFTDSSPDLRHVVPTADVLANVDQRLARENGRIDVLMLSGGEPTLHPNLAELLDQLVARPITRILVNSNGVRIANDDALLDLLTAYRERVEVYLQYDGLSEQAHRHHRGGDLRKIKSQALQRLSEREIFTTLVMTCALGINDDEIGDMVRLALDTPYVGGLTIQPQFGSGRSGAIDPMNRLTHTGVLKRLGPQTGGAVTWRDLTALPCSHPHCCSVGYLVRDDSDQWRSLVSLIGTESLKDKLGLVSNRIADTEIPRQLRMAVQESLLGLLSEQSSLSHPQIGDVWRAICESCDLGMGTLLTLASSALPGRRRKIRRLLGERVVRLTVKPFMDMSTMIEERLTQCCVHVGTRSGQSDSAEHQCAPFCAVQAWPALGRQRLSLSASQALPLIEIR, from the coding sequence ATGGGGTTGCGCGGCGACCGGTTGCACCGGTACGTCACCGCGTTCTGCCCGCGATGCCACGACGAGGCACCCGAGCGGCCGCTGGCCGACGTCGCGCGCCTGGCCGGCATCCTGGTCGAGCGCGAGGGACGAGTCTGGCTCGAACGCGGCTGCCGCACACATGGACTGGTAAGCACGCTCTATGACGAGGATCCCGAGATCCTGTCCTATCTGGAGGAGTGGACCGCCCCGACCAAGGCCCACGTTCCCGACGTCGCGGGGAACTTCGACCCGATTCCCTCGGCCTATCTGCGCGGCCTGCCCGAGATGCAGACCCAACACACCTGCATCCTCCTGCAGGACATCGCCGAAACGTGCAACCTGCGTTGCCCGACCTGTTTCACCGACAGCTCCCCCGATCTGCGCCATGTGGTGCCGACCGCCGACGTGCTGGCCAACGTCGACCAGCGATTGGCCCGGGAGAACGGCCGTATCGACGTTCTGATGCTCAGCGGGGGCGAACCAACCCTGCACCCGAACCTGGCCGAACTGCTCGACCAGCTGGTGGCCCGGCCGATCACCCGAATCCTGGTCAACAGCAACGGGGTCCGCATCGCCAACGACGACGCGCTACTGGATCTGCTCACCGCATACCGGGAACGCGTCGAGGTCTATCTGCAATACGACGGGTTGTCCGAACAGGCGCACCGCCACCACCGCGGCGGCGACCTGCGGAAGATCAAAAGCCAAGCCCTCCAGCGACTCTCCGAGCGGGAGATTTTCACGACGCTGGTGATGACCTGCGCGCTGGGCATCAACGACGACGAAATCGGGGACATGGTCCGGCTGGCCCTGGACACCCCGTACGTCGGCGGGCTCACCATCCAACCGCAGTTCGGCTCCGGACGCTCGGGCGCGATCGACCCGATGAACCGGCTCACCCACACCGGGGTGCTCAAGCGGCTGGGCCCGCAGACCGGCGGCGCCGTCACCTGGCGCGACCTGACCGCGCTGCCCTGCTCGCACCCGCACTGCTGTTCGGTCGGCTACCTGGTCCGTGACGACAGCGACCAGTGGCGCTCGCTGGTATCGCTGATCGGCACCGAGAGCCTCAAGGACAAGCTTGGCCTGGTCTCCAACCGGATCGCCGACACCGAGATCCCCCGCCAACTTCGCATGGCGGTGCAGGAGTCACTGCTCGGGCTGCTCTCCGAGCAGTCGTCGCTTTCCCATCCTCAGATCGGCGACGTCTGGCGCGCCATCTGTGAGAGCTGCGACCTCGGAATGGGGACATTGTTGACGCTGGCGTCCTCGGCCCTGCCGGGCCGTCGCCGCAAGATTCGCAGGTTGCTCGGCGAGCGCGTGGTGCGGCTGACCGTCAAACCGTTCATGGACATGTCCACGATGATCGAGGAACGACTCACCCAGTGCTGTGTACACGTCGGCACCCGGTCCGGGCAGTCGGACTCGGCCGAACACCAGTGCGCACCGTTCTGCGCGGTACAGGCCTGGCCCGCGCTGGGGCGTCAACGACTTTCCCTGTCGGCCAGTCAGGCATTACCGCTCATCGAGATTCGATGA
- a CDS encoding prolipoprotein diacylglyceryl transferase, whose product MTTQWHLGPLNVGVHNLFVAFGVFAALLVFVAEARRRGAVNEQSVVAAAGALIGGAIGMRLTGWIRHLDFSANPSLAQAWQFGSRSILGGLLGAYLGVLIAKRLGGYRGKTGDLFAPAVALGMAIGRIGCFLTEAPGRPTTLPWGIHAPADTPECPGCLAGAAMHPSFLYEIAFQLTAFAVLLWLRPRISRPGELFVFYVAGHAVFRFLVEFVRANETVWLDLTRAQWFLLPSMLILGFRLWYGYRRGYYRSPAHTQEVPA is encoded by the coding sequence GTGACTACGCAGTGGCACCTGGGGCCTCTCAACGTCGGAGTGCACAACCTGTTCGTGGCATTCGGAGTGTTCGCCGCATTGCTGGTGTTCGTTGCCGAGGCCCGCCGGCGTGGTGCGGTCAACGAGCAGTCCGTGGTCGCCGCGGCCGGGGCGTTGATCGGTGGCGCTATCGGCATGAGGCTGACCGGGTGGATACGTCACCTGGACTTCAGCGCCAATCCGAGCCTGGCGCAAGCCTGGCAGTTCGGCTCTCGCAGCATCCTCGGTGGACTGCTAGGCGCCTATCTCGGGGTGTTGATCGCCAAGCGCCTGGGCGGATATCGCGGAAAGACCGGCGATCTGTTCGCACCTGCGGTCGCGCTCGGCATGGCGATCGGCCGCATCGGCTGTTTCCTCACCGAAGCCCCCGGGCGGCCCACCACCCTGCCCTGGGGGATCCACGCCCCGGCCGATACCCCCGAATGTCCGGGATGCCTGGCCGGAGCGGCGATGCACCCGTCGTTTCTGTACGAGATCGCCTTCCAGCTCACCGCATTCGCCGTACTGCTGTGGCTGCGTCCCCGGATCAGCAGGCCCGGTGAGCTGTTCGTGTTCTACGTCGCGGGCCATGCGGTGTTCCGCTTCCTTGTCGAATTCGTCCGGGCCAACGAGACCGTGTGGCTGGATCTGACCCGCGCGCAATGGTTCCTGCTGCCATCGATGCTGATCCTGGGGTTTCGGCTGTGGTACGGCTACCGCCGTGGGTACTATCGCAGCCCAGCCCACACTCAGGAGGTGCCCGCATGA
- a CDS encoding ZIP family metal transporter has translation MLTALVWGLVAASSLLIGAIAGVIRDWNRRLVGLVLGFGAGALISSISFELAEEGFRASGAWAVALGLATGAVVFYLADKAVDRLGRKGTQTAGMPLLLGALLDGIPEQAALGIGIATGAGVSLALVVSIFVSNLPEAIGSASDMRSAGEPARRIVGGWALIAVLCALATVGGYQLQDVAGAQLQGGINGFAAGALLVMLVGSMIPEATEKARENAGLAAVLGFAVAAGLSLAG, from the coding sequence GTGCTCACCGCGCTGGTCTGGGGCCTGGTCGCTGCATCCTCACTGCTGATCGGTGCCATCGCCGGAGTGATCCGGGACTGGAACCGGCGCCTCGTCGGCCTCGTACTCGGTTTCGGCGCCGGGGCGCTCATCTCCAGCATCTCCTTCGAACTCGCCGAGGAAGGCTTCCGGGCCAGCGGCGCCTGGGCCGTGGCGCTCGGCCTGGCGACCGGGGCCGTGGTGTTCTATCTTGCCGACAAGGCAGTAGATCGACTGGGCCGCAAGGGAACCCAGACCGCCGGAATGCCCCTGCTCCTGGGTGCATTGCTCGACGGCATTCCCGAACAGGCCGCGCTCGGCATCGGCATCGCGACCGGAGCGGGTGTCAGCCTCGCACTGGTGGTGTCCATCTTCGTGTCCAACCTCCCCGAGGCCATCGGATCGGCGAGCGACATGCGCTCAGCCGGCGAGCCGGCCCGCCGGATCGTGGGCGGGTGGGCATTGATCGCTGTACTGTGCGCACTGGCCACGGTGGGCGGCTATCAGCTGCAGGATGTCGCCGGCGCCCAATTACAGGGCGGGATCAACGGTTTCGCCGCGGGAGCGCTGCTGGTCATGTTGGTGGGCTCGATGATTCCAGAGGCCACCGAGAAAGCCCGGGAGAACGCCGGACTGGCGGCCGTGCTGGGATTTGCCGTCGCCGCGGGGCTGTCACTGGCCGGCTGA
- a CDS encoding propionyl-CoA synthetase, translating into MSDPGLYRALFEASLDDPDTFWADAAKAVDWTRAPDQILDDSRPPFYRWFPDAELNTCTNALDRHVAERGDQAALIYDSPVTGTKATYTYRELRDATAQFAGALRGLGVNKGDLVVIYMPMIPEAVIAMLACARLGAVHSVVFGGFAAHELATRIDDARPVVVVSASCGIEPTRIIEYKPMLDAALDIAEHKPRACVVLQREQSPCELVDGRDHDWQHLVAAAQPADPVPVAATDPLYVLYTSGTTGKPKGIVRDNGGHAVALLWSMRHVYDVAPGDVFWAASDVGWVVGHSYIVYAPLLLGATTVLYEGKPIGTPDAGAFWRVAAEYGVKALFTAPTAIRAIKKEDPEGTQIGNYDLSGLKYLFQAGERLDPDTYQWAANKLGIPIVDNWWQTETGWPIAANPMGLEVLPIKPGSATVPMPGYDVQILQSDGTRCDPGEEGAICIKLPLPPGTLPTLWGDDHRYVASYLSAFTGYYLTGDGGYLDSDGYLFVMGRTDDVINVAGHRLSTGSIEAVLADHPSVAECAVIGVADELKGQVPRGFVVLKSGATGDGIAEELVTRVRENIGAVAVFKKVDVVAALPKTRSGKILRKTMRGIADGLDEPVPSTIEDPAVLDALKDVLRG; encoded by the coding sequence ATGTCCGACCCCGGCCTTTACCGTGCCCTTTTTGAAGCCAGTCTCGACGACCCGGACACCTTCTGGGCCGACGCCGCCAAGGCGGTCGATTGGACGCGCGCGCCGGACCAGATTCTGGACGACTCCAGGCCGCCGTTCTACCGCTGGTTCCCCGACGCCGAGCTCAACACCTGCACCAACGCCCTGGACCGCCACGTCGCCGAACGCGGCGATCAGGCCGCACTGATCTACGACTCCCCCGTCACCGGAACCAAGGCCACTTACACCTACCGCGAGTTGCGCGACGCCACCGCCCAGTTCGCCGGGGCCCTGCGTGGGCTCGGGGTGAACAAGGGCGATCTCGTCGTGATCTACATGCCGATGATCCCCGAAGCCGTCATCGCGATGCTGGCCTGCGCCCGGCTCGGCGCGGTGCACTCGGTGGTGTTCGGTGGGTTCGCCGCGCACGAGTTGGCCACCCGCATCGACGACGCCCGCCCCGTGGTCGTGGTGAGCGCATCCTGCGGCATCGAGCCGACCCGCATCATCGAGTACAAGCCGATGCTGGATGCGGCGCTCGACATCGCCGAGCACAAGCCCCGGGCCTGCGTCGTCCTGCAGCGCGAGCAGAGCCCCTGCGAATTGGTCGACGGGCGTGATCACGACTGGCAGCATCTGGTGGCTGCCGCCCAACCGGCCGATCCGGTACCGGTGGCCGCGACCGACCCGTTGTACGTGCTGTACACGTCGGGCACGACCGGTAAGCCCAAGGGCATCGTCCGTGACAACGGCGGGCACGCGGTGGCCCTGCTGTGGAGCATGCGCCACGTTTACGACGTGGCACCCGGCGACGTTTTCTGGGCGGCCTCCGACGTCGGCTGGGTCGTCGGGCACTCCTACATCGTCTACGCACCCCTGCTCCTGGGCGCGACAACCGTTCTCTACGAGGGCAAACCGATCGGTACCCCCGATGCGGGCGCGTTCTGGCGGGTGGCCGCCGAGTACGGCGTCAAGGCGCTGTTCACCGCCCCGACCGCGATCCGCGCGATCAAGAAGGAAGACCCCGAAGGCACCCAGATCGGCAACTACGACCTGTCCGGCTTGAAGTATCTGTTCCAGGCCGGCGAGCGCCTCGACCCCGACACCTACCAATGGGCGGCGAACAAGCTCGGTATCCCGATCGTCGACAACTGGTGGCAGACCGAAACGGGCTGGCCCATCGCCGCCAATCCGATGGGACTGGAGGTGCTGCCGATCAAACCGGGCTCGGCGACCGTGCCGATGCCCGGCTACGACGTACAGATCCTGCAATCGGACGGCACCCGGTGCGACCCCGGCGAGGAGGGCGCCATCTGCATCAAGCTGCCGCTGCCGCCGGGCACGCTGCCCACCCTGTGGGGCGATGACCACCGTTACGTGGCGTCGTACCTGTCGGCGTTCACCGGGTACTACCTCACCGGCGACGGCGGCTACCTGGACTCCGACGGCTACCTGTTCGTGATGGGCCGCACCGACGACGTGATCAATGTTGCCGGCCACCGGCTGTCCACCGGGTCGATCGAGGCCGTACTGGCCGACCATCCCTCCGTGGCCGAATGCGCGGTGATCGGCGTCGCCGACGAACTCAAGGGTCAGGTGCCGCGAGGCTTCGTGGTGCTCAAGTCCGGCGCCACGGGCGACGGGATCGCCGAGGAGCTGGTCACGCGGGTGCGGGAAAACATCGGTGCGGTAGCGGTTTTCAAGAAGGTCGACGTGGTGGCGGCGTTGCCGAAGACCCGCTCGGGCAAGATCCTGCGCAAAACCATGCGCGGTATCGCCGACGGACTCGACGAACCGGTGCCCTCCACCATCGAGGATCCCGCGGTGCTCGATGCGCTCAAGGACGTGCTGCGGGGCTAA
- a CDS encoding response regulator yields MTPTNSAKTRVLVIDDEPQILRALRINLSVRGYEVDTATNGGQGLRAAADHRPDVIVLDLGLPDMSGIEVLAGLRGWLSAPVIVLSARTDSSDKVEALDAGADDYVTKPFGMDEFLARLRAAVRRGAAASETDEPVIETSSFTVDLAAKKVTKNNHEVHLTPTEWGMLEMLVRNRGKLVGREELLREVWGPAYAKETHYLRVYLAQLRRKLEDDPSHPVHLLTEAGMGYRFQE; encoded by the coding sequence ATGACACCCACCAACTCCGCCAAGACCCGTGTCCTGGTGATCGACGACGAACCGCAGATCCTGCGCGCGCTGCGGATCAACCTTTCGGTACGCGGCTACGAGGTCGACACCGCCACCAACGGCGGGCAGGGACTTCGCGCCGCCGCCGATCACCGACCCGACGTGATCGTGCTCGATCTCGGCCTGCCGGACATGTCGGGCATCGAGGTGCTGGCCGGGCTTCGCGGCTGGCTTTCGGCACCGGTGATCGTGCTCTCGGCCCGCACCGACTCGTCGGACAAGGTCGAGGCGCTCGATGCCGGCGCCGACGACTACGTCACCAAACCCTTTGGCATGGACGAGTTCCTGGCCCGGCTGCGCGCGGCCGTGCGCCGTGGCGCGGCAGCTTCCGAGACGGATGAGCCCGTCATCGAAACCTCCTCGTTCACCGTCGACCTCGCCGCCAAGAAGGTGACCAAGAACAATCACGAGGTCCACCTGACGCCCACCGAGTGGGGCATGCTGGAGATGCTGGTGCGCAATCGCGGCAAGCTGGTGGGCCGTGAAGAACTGTTGCGTGAGGTGTGGGGGCCCGCCTACGCCAAGGAAACCCATTACCTGCGGGTGTACCTGGCGCAACTGCGCCGCAAGCTCGAGGACGATCCGTCACATCCGGTGCACCTGCTGACCGAAGCAGGGATGGGCTACCGCTTCCAGGAGTGA